Genomic DNA from Pelosinus sp. UFO1:
TGGGAAATCCATTAGGGGGGGGGGAGAGGACAGGATCTGACTCAGTAGATCCGGTCACATAAGCGTTGCCAGCCGGATCTACCGTGATGGCATAACCGATGTCATTTTTCCAGCCGCCTAGGTAGGTGGAATAACCCAAGGATCCATCTGCATTGATTTTGGTTACGAAGGCATCCCTAAAACCAATAACACTGTTGTTGTCAGGCTGCATGGGGTTCATGGTAGGAAAGCCGATTGTATCGGCAGAAGAAGATTCAGTATAACCGGTTACATAAGCGTTATTATTCGGGTCTAACGTGATGCTATAACCAATATCATCCTGGGAACCGCCAAGATAAGTAGAATAAATGAGAGTATTGCCGGTAGCATTAAGCTTTGTCACGAAAACATCAAAGTTGCCATTATTATTGGCTTGTATTGGATTAACAGTTGGAAAATCAGTAGAAAAAGTAGTACCCGTCACATAAGCATTACCGGCTGAATCTACGGCGATACTCCAGCCGTTGTCGGCGTCTGTGCCGCCAAGATAGGTAGAATAGACGAGAGCTCCTGTAGCATCTATTTTTGTTATGAATACATTATATAAACCTGCGTTGTCAGCTTGATAGGGGGCTTTAATAGGAAAGCCAGGGGGGCTACTCCATGACGACCAAGTCAAACCGGTGACATAAACATTACCCGCTGAGTCTGATGCGATACCGTAGCCAAAATCGTCATTCGAACCACCTAAGTAAGTACTGTATTCTATTGTTGGGTCAATCACAAGGGGTTTGGTAGTATCATAGTTACCTAACCGGAAGCTGACTTGATGACCATTTAGTATATAACTGGCCAAAACTTCCTGCCTCTGCTCAGTTGCTTCTTGATAAACCACAGGTTTGCCTATGCGGATTTCATTATCCCCAGCGGTTAGCAACAGGTTGCCGTAGTCATCCAGTTGCAGTTGCTCATTTTCGGAAAAATCAAGGGAAATAAGGTCAGGATTGGCACCAGGATGTACTATAAAGTCCCATTTGAGCTGCAATTGATTGACGGAGTAGATGGCATCGATTCCAGGATAGACATCCCGGTATTTAACTTTGGCGTAAGTTGGAATGTCAGTACGCCAATTGTCTGGAGAATTACCAACAAAGTAATTAACCTTGCCAGACTGTTCTTCTAATCCGAGAATCTCTTGTTTTTCGTTAGTGCCGCTAAGTTTTAATCGTACTATAGCGGCTGGATCCAGATTTGCTGCCGTTTGCCGTAAGTTTTTTGCTTGCATATTTCTTTCTATATCCTTATTCGGGGAAGGTTTTAATATCATGATTGCTTCGGAAGGTGTCAGAAGTAGGTTATAGTTACAAGAATTTGACAGGAATTTGACTTCTGGGTCACTTTGTCCGTGATTGATCTGAAAACTTAAAGGCATTGTGCAATAGTTCTTTATGTTAGGGTTCATTTTGCGATCCTCCTACTTGGTACTTTGTTAGGAAGCGGAGTTGCAGAGTGGGCATATTATATTTCCACATTACGATCGTCCTTGTGTATAGATTGTTAGCGTCGTACTTTGCCCTGATAGCTGGGATTGGTAACATAAGCGGGAGTATTTAGCGATTACATCGGGAACAAAGCTGACGACTGTGCCTGGGCTAATCGATTTTGTTGCTGATTGGGTTTCCCAGGTTGCGCCATCTGGACTTGCTTGCAAGTAAGCCACCGCAGCATTTGCGCCACCAGTATTAACAACGAGATAAGTATAATCGTAAACCAAAATATTAAGAGCTGCGGTGCATTGTACACTATTTGCAGTTGCTGCCGTTACGGATTGGTCTAGTGTTGCACGTAGTAGTGACCTAAAATCTTCCGACGTAACTGGGTCTACTTGTATACTATCTGTTACTGATGGGGCCAGTAACGCTTGTAGTGTCCTAACGTCTTCCAGCGGAACCGAGTTTAAGAAGTTTATAATTTTTTCTATCATAGTTAAATACCTCCAATATAGATTATTCAATTGATGTTTGTTATGGAACATAGAAAAATACTTCACATTATCAATTCTGGCATTAAACCTATACAAGGTTTTTTGCGCATGTTTTTTCAAAGTAAATTGCTTACATTTGATATTTTTTACAAACTATCGTAAAATGCGGAGTTCGTTCAGTAGACATTACTTACTTCATAATACTATTACTGTAAAGAAAAAGTTCCTGCTAAACTATAAATAGTATAGTTTAACTTAGAGAGATAGTAATAATGGGAAGGACCATGGAATTATATTAACAAGTTACTACTACAATATAATTCGTACTATCAGGTTAGAGAAGAGAGAAAATTGGTTTTTGGGAATGACGTTATATATTGAATTATCATGTGCACATAAAGGAAGATGGAAAGAGTATTTGAAAATGTGTTTAATAATTCGTTTTACTATAATAATGGGCTATCTCGTTACGATTTCTTGAAAATCGTAACGAGATAGCCCATTGTTTCTATTATGTATGTCCTTGTACGTGAGCCAATGCTGGATTATGCCAGTGTTGGCAATCAGATAGGAGTAAAATATTAATGGATCGGGGGTATAGTTTGCATTCAAAAAAGTGGTCAAAATCCTTACAGAGAAGGGTTTTGACCACTTGATTTATTAAAAGTGAAGGTATATCAAAACATTCCTTTTTTTCGCAAAAGTAAACCAACTGCCCCGCTGGTAATAAGCGCTAACAATAAGACGATCCAAAAACCTGCTGCAGTACCTTGCCAGGGGACCACGAGGCTCATACTCCAAAAGCTGGAAAGCATAGTAGGAATGGCTAATAAAATCGTTACAGAAGCTAAAAATTTCATAATATGATTTAAATTGTTATTAATAACAGAAGAAAAAGCATCCATCATATTGCTTAATATTTCGCTATAGGTTTGAGCTAATTCTAACGCTCTTTTATTTTCAATAATTACACTTTCTAATACATCTTCATCTTCTTCATGCATCTGTAATAAATATCGCATTTGAGGGTCAGAACGCATACGAAGAATTGTTTCTGCTACAATCACATTACCACGTAAAGCAGCCGTAAAGTAGGTTAGGCCCTTTTCTAAATCAAGAAGTTGGAAGACTTCTTGATTGTTTGTTGATTTGCGTAAATGAAGCTCGATTTCATCGGTTCGCTTACGGATATGGCGAATGCTTTTTAAAAAGACGGTATCAGCATGGTATAAAATTTGAAAAAAGAATTGGGTTCTCTTTGCTGTATCGAAAGAAAATCTGTTACTGGCGTTGTTATCTGGGAGTATTTGTATTAAGTCATCACTGATGGTTACTGTTAGTTCTGGTGTTAGGATGATACTAAGCGGGCTAGTTTCATAGCGATCAGTTCCATAGAAAATAGGTACATGAATGATAGCAAGAATACAGTTTTTAGCTAATATAATTCTGGGGCAATCATCTTCGTCAATTGCAAAACGAAAAAAATAGTCTGGTATATTAGCGGAAGCTGACATTTGTTGAATTTCTTCAGTTGTTGGATTGGTTAACTTCACCCAAACCCCTTTTTCCAGGGAATCTAGGGTATCAAATGAAACTTCTTGTAGTTTTTCTTGTAGTGTTTTATATACTGTCAGCATGATTTCTCCTTATTTTCTCATCCTATCCCTTTTGCACCCAATATTGTGCTTTCGAAATGCCTTCTAAATCAATATTGTCTACAATTCCAACAATAGCTGCATCAACAGGGCTGTTATCGCTATTCATTACACGGCGTGCAGAGCTTCCCGTTGATACTAAGACGGTCTCGCCATTTCCTGCACCAACAGTATCGACTGCAACCTGCAAACTAATGGTGTTCATACCGTCTAAATTTAAAGGTTGGACCACCAAAAGTTTACTTCCAACTAAGTTTTCATTTTTAGTTGGTGCCACAACTGTTCCGACAACCTTACCAAGCCACATGAGAATTCCTCCTACATACGAATACTATGCAATCATTACTAGTTATTTGTTTCTGATGTAATTCTTTTGACAAAAGGAGATGGTTTCCTTTGTATTATATTGTGAGACCATAGAATATTCTTGTTTTCGTATAAAAAATGAGAAGGCCCTTATTGGTTAAGGGGACTTCTCATTTTTATAAAACCTAGGTGTATTTATATTGAAGCTTTAAAAATATCTTCTATTTCTTGTTGTGTGCCTTGACGTGGGTTCGTCAGACAACATACATCCATAAGAGCATTCGCTGCAAGGGTGGGAAGATCTTTTTCATTAAAGCCACGGACGTCAGAAAGATTTTTAGGGATGCCAAGGTCTTTAATAAGATCTTTAATAGCATCTACCGCTAGCAAAGCGGCAGATTCGTCGGATAAATCTCTAATGTCCTTGCCTAAAGCTTGGGCAATTTCTGCATATTTTTTAGGGACAGCATGAAGATTATAGTTGGCAACAGCAGGTAACATAATTGCATTTGCTAATCCATGGGGTAGATTATAAAAACCGCCTAACTGGTGAGCCAGGGCATGTACATACCCTAAGCTCGCATTATTAAAGGCAATACCTGCTAGATACTCTGCATAGACCATCATTTCTCTTGCTTTAAGGTCATTGCCGTTTTTGACGGCGGTTTTAAGATGGGCTGCAATGAGCTCAATTGCTTTTAATGCCTTGCAATCTGTAACGGGCGTTGCATTTGTCGATACATAGGCTTCGATAGCATGGGTTAAAGCATCGATGCCAGTGGCTGCAGTAAGGCTAGGTGGCATTGCTAGCATAAGTTCCGCATCGTTTACTGCAATGATAGGCGTAACATGCCAATCGGTAATGGTCATTTTTACATGATTTTCTTCATCCGTTATTACGCAAAAACGAGTTAGCTCACTTCCTGTACCAGCAGTAGTATTGACCGCAATCAGCGGTGCTGAAGGTTTTTTGGATTTATTCATACCAACATAGTTTTTAATTTCTCCACCATTTGTTGCTAATAAGGCAATGGCTTTAGCGCAGTCGTGCGGGGAACCTCCGCCAAAGGATATAAGAAAATCACAGCCGTTATCTTTAAATAACTTTAGTCCATAATCAACTTGAGGGATGGTTGGATTTGGTGAAACGTCATCGTAGATAATAAAGAATATGCCAGCATTTGTTAAGAGCTCTGTTAATTTATCAATTAATTTGATTTCAACTAATACTTTATCGCTGACAATCAGAGCTTTTCTAAATGCCATAGGTTTAATATAAGTTATAATTTGTTCCAAGCAGCCAACGCCTAAAATACTAATCGGTGTCATAAAGTATTCATAAATCTTTTTATTCATAAGGGTATATCCTCCTCATTCCTATTTTATTAAACCATAACACTGCTGTTTTAATTCAGCAAGGTTTGTCATGGAAGCTTTTCACATTTGAGCAATAAATCAATACAACATAACAAAGGAGACCCATAATAAGGTTGTATAATAGTATTATCACTTTGTTATGTAGTAAGGGGAGCGGAAATGCAGACTTTTGGCTAGTTTTTATTAAGGGGAGGTGGAGGATTGTTGGGGAATGTGATTGAGGACTTTCTCACTGGCTTACAGTTTTTAACGCGGATTTCTATTAAAACAAAAAAACAGTGGTCACCCGATAGCTTTAGCCGTAGTGTTAAATTCTTTCCCATTATAGGTGGTATCATAGGTTTATTATTAACGGGAATTGTTTATGGGGCACAAAATTTTTGGGGTGTAAAGTTACCGTTACACCTTATGGCCGTGAGTATAATTCTAATTGAAATTATCATTACTG
This window encodes:
- a CDS encoding SBBP repeat-containing protein, with the protein product MNPNIKNYCTMPLSFQINHGQSDPEVKFLSNSCNYNLLLTPSEAIMILKPSPNKDIERNMQAKNLRQTAANLDPAAIVRLKLSGTNEKQEILGLEEQSGKVNYFVGNSPDNWRTDIPTYAKVKYRDVYPGIDAIYSVNQLQLKWDFIVHPGANPDLISLDFSENEQLQLDDYGNLLLTAGDNEIRIGKPVVYQEATEQRQEVLASYILNGHQVSFRLGNYDTTKPLVIDPTIEYSTYLGGSNDDFGYGIASDSAGNVYVTGLTWSSWSSPPGFPIKAPYQADNAGLYNVFITKIDATGALVYSTYLGGTDADNGWSIAVDSAGNAYVTGTTFSTDFPTVNPIQANNNGNFDVFVTKLNATGNTLIYSTYLGGSQDDIGYSITLDPNNNAYVTGYTESSSADTIGFPTMNPMQPDNNSVIGFRDAFVTKINADGSLGYSTYLGGWKNDIGYAITVDPAGNAYVTGSTESDPVLSPPPNGFPITPGSFQPDFGGIRDAFVTKLNADGSLGYSSYLGGGDVDEGRSIAVDSASNTYVTGFTASSNASSPPFPTTANPLQSDNNGNIDAFVTKINASGSSLVYSTYLGGAEEDKGYGIAVDSNGYTYVTGSTYSSSAVPPGFPLKNPLQTDNNGLNDAFITKITPNGSSLIYSTYLGGKSYDQGYSITADSDGNTYVTGFTFSSWTPSPPGPPPGPPGFPVVGPIQANTNGPYDVFALKLASVANLSIAKSGSPNPLPLGQNLTYQITVTNNGPDPATNVILTDTLPPNVDFISASSGCGQIAGIVTCDLGTLAPNDIAIVTIVVKPKNTGNITNTATVTSTQSPPVSATITTTVFTPVIIKFTNTTVKRDWRKNPPCGC
- a CDS encoding EutN/CcmL family microcompartment protein; translation: MWLGKVVGTVVAPTKNENLVGSKLLVVQPLNLDGMNTISLQVAVDTVGAGNGETVLVSTGSSARRVMNSDNSPVDAAIVGIVDNIDLEGISKAQYWVQKG
- a CDS encoding magnesium transporter CorA family protein, which gives rise to MLTVYKTLQEKLQEVSFDTLDSLEKGVWVKLTNPTTEEIQQMSASANIPDYFFRFAIDEDDCPRIILAKNCILAIIHVPIFYGTDRYETSPLSIILTPELTVTISDDLIQILPDNNASNRFSFDTAKRTQFFFQILYHADTVFLKSIRHIRKRTDEIELHLRKSTNNQEVFQLLDLEKGLTYFTAALRGNVIVAETILRMRSDPQMRYLLQMHEEDEDVLESVIIENKRALELAQTYSEILSNMMDAFSSVINNNLNHIMKFLASVTILLAIPTMLSSFWSMSLVVPWQGTAAGFWIVLLLALITSGAVGLLLRKKGMF
- a CDS encoding DUF6385 domain-containing protein; translated protein: MIEKIINFLNSVPLEDVRTLQALLAPSVTDSIQVDPVTSEDFRSLLRATLDQSVTAATANSVQCTAALNILVYDYTYLVVNTGGANAAVAYLQASPDGATWETQSATKSISPGTVVSFVPDVIAKYSRLCYQSQLSGQSTTLTIYTQGRS
- a CDS encoding iron-containing alcohol dehydrogenase, which produces MNKKIYEYFMTPISILGVGCLEQIITYIKPMAFRKALIVSDKVLVEIKLIDKLTELLTNAGIFFIIYDDVSPNPTIPQVDYGLKLFKDNGCDFLISFGGGSPHDCAKAIALLATNGGEIKNYVGMNKSKKPSAPLIAVNTTAGTGSELTRFCVITDEENHVKMTITDWHVTPIIAVNDAELMLAMPPSLTAATGIDALTHAIEAYVSTNATPVTDCKALKAIELIAAHLKTAVKNGNDLKAREMMVYAEYLAGIAFNNASLGYVHALAHQLGGFYNLPHGLANAIMLPAVANYNLHAVPKKYAEIAQALGKDIRDLSDESAALLAVDAIKDLIKDLGIPKNLSDVRGFNEKDLPTLAANALMDVCCLTNPRQGTQQEIEDIFKASI